A single window of Desulfovibrio sp. G11 DNA harbors:
- a CDS encoding response regulator transcription factor: protein MSCSLLLVEDNEDILANLYAYLEPLGYTLDCARNGKAGLEMALGRGFDCIVLDVMLPGMDGISLCRRLRQEYRVSTPVIMLTARDAVADRVAGLEAGADDYLVKPFALKELEARIRALLRRGHLQGSNGAGGLWTCADLVFNDEEHWAERRGQRLRLSPTGFRILRELLRVAPGLVRRQDLERLLWGSEPPEGSALRTHIHELRRELDKPFGRALLHTVPHVGYRLSPDASEEDEAPEPGMPGAGSGSSGTKIAGAENT from the coding sequence ATGTCCTGTTCCCTGCTGCTTGTGGAAGACAACGAGGACATCCTCGCCAACCTGTACGCCTACCTTGAACCGCTGGGCTACACGCTGGACTGTGCCCGCAACGGCAAAGCCGGGCTTGAGATGGCTCTCGGGCGCGGTTTTGACTGCATCGTGCTGGACGTCATGCTGCCCGGCATGGACGGCATAAGCCTGTGCCGCCGCCTGCGGCAGGAATACAGGGTGTCTACTCCCGTCATCATGCTTACGGCCCGGGATGCCGTTGCCGACAGGGTGGCGGGCCTTGAGGCCGGGGCAGACGATTATCTGGTCAAGCCCTTTGCCCTTAAGGAGCTTGAAGCCCGCATCCGGGCGCTGCTGCGGCGCGGCCATCTGCAGGGCAGCAACGGCGCAGGCGGTCTCTGGACCTGCGCAGACCTTGTTTTTAATGATGAAGAGCACTGGGCCGAGCGCCGGGGGCAGCGCTTGCGGCTAAGCCCCACGGGCTTTCGCATCCTCAGGGAACTTTTGCGCGTTGCGCCGGGGCTTGTGCGCCGTCAGGATCTTGAGCGCCTGCTCTGGGGCAGCGAACCGCCGGAAGGCAGCGCCCTGCGCACGCATATTCATGAGTTACGGCGTGAGCTGGACAAACCCTTCGGCAGGGCGTTGCTGCATACTGTGCCTCATGTCGGCTACAGGCTGAGTCCGGACGCATCTGAAGAAGACGAAGCACCCGAACCGGGCATGCCGGGTGCGGGGAGTGGCTCTTCCGGCACGAAGATAGCCGGCGCGGAGAACACCTGA
- a CDS encoding YgiW/YdeI family stress tolerance OB fold protein, producing the protein MRVVLSLLLLGLLALPAYAAFQGPGSDASGGFKGPTVGVEVTTVKQALDSKDNTPVMLTGHITGRKAGSDDKYIFRDATGEMTVDIYKKIFSGHTVTPENTVRLSGKVDKDMLKPVKVDVKVLEVLN; encoded by the coding sequence ATGCGCGTAGTGCTTTCATTGCTGTTGTTGGGCCTTCTGGCCCTGCCGGCTTACGCCGCTTTTCAGGGACCCGGTTCGGACGCTTCCGGCGGCTTCAAAGGGCCGACGGTGGGAGTTGAGGTTACGACCGTCAAGCAGGCGCTGGACAGCAAGGACAATACCCCTGTCATGCTTACCGGTCATATCACGGGTCGCAAGGCCGGCAGTGACGACAAATATATTTTCAGGGATGCCACTGGTGAAATGACGGTGGATATATACAAAAAAATCTTTTCCGGCCATACCGTCACACCCGAAAACACCGTGCGCCTTTCCGGCAAGGTGGATAAGGATATGCTGAAGCCGGTCAAGGTTGATGTCAAGGTGCTGGAAGTCCTGAACTGA
- a CDS encoding YgiW/YdeI family stress tolerance OB fold protein: MRYLLIMVMAMALTVPVHAADKTVSGEGAQAVTAPAPQKGKPRHEKVQGMTNLHEVDTVAKALKAPDKSPVMIVGRIVEKVDSKKNRFIVDDGTGRMAVSIGQKTLKGITLTPDMKVRLVGKVRAKDGKEPVVGVKALHVLN; the protein is encoded by the coding sequence ATGCGCTATCTGCTTATTATGGTTATGGCTATGGCTTTGACTGTTCCCGTTCATGCTGCTGACAAAACCGTATCCGGCGAGGGCGCTCAGGCCGTCACCGCGCCTGCGCCGCAAAAGGGCAAACCCCGGCACGAAAAAGTTCAGGGGATGACAAATCTTCATGAGGTGGATACCGTTGCAAAAGCGCTGAAAGCCCCTGACAAAAGCCCTGTCATGATTGTGGGCCGAATTGTGGAAAAGGTGGACAGCAAGAAAAACCGCTTTATTGTGGATGACGGTACGGGCCGTATGGCTGTATCCATCGGCCAGAAAACCCTCAAGGGAATAACGCTTACCCCCGACATGAAGGTGCGCCTTGTGGGCAAGGTCAGAGCAAAGGACGGCAAGGAGCCTGTGGTGGGCGTCAAGGCCCTGCACGTTCTCAACTAG
- a CDS encoding sensor histidine kinase: MPAVPRPGACRPVFARRMLMAFVFLALGMGAALGLAAHLSFEYLGSYLVGWHARPVMETLIEAEKRAWEAEDSGRDRLYYGEDLATAMHWTFLVGKQVSPQWRELPDGLHFMDDGKEFVLIERRDGVEYALKGGTGAFQALKSRFNGILLFCALTGLAVAVALAVILSRRLTGPLRRLTLAVESRLPGGLSFSATGAAENMATAMPGGPDAARQSLTQTPCPPDSVLLADPGQIMRPHMSPGPVPMTDMDDEVGVLARAIAAREEALYRFVQRESHFTGDVSHELRTPLTVMQGGLEVLEARLQNLVRATPQAGELVPVVGRLLRTTSDMTRTVRTLLLLARKPGEIQAAALDCSLILRDIINEMEREGVVCPVEFPQTPSHAQADSLAAMLALLEGGDRLPELTPVAASSVVWSRLQEAAPADPRSSGAAGVFLAVGLSSPVPVCGQKELITVIFKNLLDNARQYTENRRAFVLLESGRMLVGNKGHIVRDVDIFSRGVSRSCNNGQQSAREGAGNGLGLSLAQRACERMGWRLELASLPAGVDGVTVFSLIFPPAAQGEDV; encoded by the coding sequence ATGCCTGCCGTTCCGCGTCCGGGGGCCTGCCGTCCGGTTTTTGCGCGCCGTATGCTTATGGCTTTTGTGTTTCTGGCCCTCGGCATGGGGGCTGCCCTTGGCCTTGCTGCGCATCTGTCTTTTGAATATCTGGGCAGCTATCTTGTGGGCTGGCATGCAAGGCCGGTGATGGAAACCCTTATCGAGGCCGAAAAGCGCGCCTGGGAAGCGGAAGACAGTGGCCGGGACCGGCTGTATTACGGTGAAGATCTGGCAACGGCCATGCACTGGACGTTTCTTGTGGGCAAGCAGGTTTCGCCGCAATGGCGGGAACTGCCCGATGGCCTGCACTTTATGGATGACGGCAAGGAATTTGTTCTGATCGAGCGTCGTGATGGGGTGGAGTACGCGCTCAAGGGCGGCACGGGAGCTTTTCAGGCGCTGAAAAGCCGGTTTAACGGCATCCTGCTGTTCTGCGCTCTGACCGGGCTTGCTGTGGCTGTCGCTCTGGCCGTTATTTTGAGCCGCCGCCTCACCGGACCGCTGCGCCGTCTCACCCTCGCGGTGGAAAGCCGCCTGCCGGGCGGCCTGTCTTTTTCCGCAACAGGCGCGGCCGAAAATATGGCGACCGCCATGCCCGGGGGACCTGACGCCGCCCGGCAGAGTCTGACGCAAACTCCGTGTCCGCCGGATTCCGTCCTGCTCGCAGACCCGGGCCAGATCATGCGTCCGCACATGTCGCCCGGGCCTGTACCCATGACGGATATGGACGACGAGGTGGGTGTTCTCGCCCGCGCCATTGCCGCCCGTGAGGAGGCGCTCTACCGTTTCGTGCAGCGCGAAAGCCATTTTACCGGCGACGTAAGCCACGAACTGCGCACACCGCTGACGGTCATGCAGGGCGGGCTTGAAGTTCTTGAGGCACGTCTGCAAAATCTGGTCAGAGCGACCCCTCAGGCCGGAGAGCTTGTTCCTGTTGTGGGGCGTCTTTTGCGTACCACATCCGACATGACCCGCACCGTACGCACGCTTCTTTTGCTGGCCCGGAAACCCGGAGAAATACAGGCTGCTGCGCTGGACTGTTCGCTGATTTTGCGGGATATCATAAACGAAATGGAGCGCGAAGGTGTTGTATGTCCGGTGGAGTTTCCGCAGACGCCTTCACACGCTCAGGCAGACAGTCTGGCCGCCATGCTGGCACTGCTCGAGGGCGGCGATCGCCTGCCCGAATTGACTCCGGTGGCGGCTTCGTCAGTGGTCTGGTCCAGGCTACAGGAAGCAGCCCCGGCTGATCCGCGTTCCTCTGGCGCTGCCGGGGTGTTTCTGGCCGTGGGCCTGTCCTCGCCTGTTCCGGTATGCGGACAAAAAGAGCTGATAACCGTCATATTCAAGAATTTGCTGGACAATGCCCGCCAGTACACCGAAAATAGGCGCGCTTTTGTATTGCTTGAGTCCGGCAGGATGCTGGTCGGCAATAAGGGCCACATTGTTCGTGATGTGGATATTTTTTCGCGCGGCGTCAGCCGCTCCTGTAACAACGGTCAGCAATCCGCCCGGGAAGGGGCGGGCAACGGGCTGGGGCTTTCCCTTGCCCAGCGGGCCTGCGAGCGTATGGGCTGGCGGCTCGAGCTTGCGTCACTTCCCGCAGGCGTGGATGGAGTGACCGTTTTCAGCCTTATTTTCCCCCCGGCAGCCCAAGGAGAAGACGTATAA
- a CDS encoding MdtA/MuxA family multidrug efflux RND transporter periplasmic adaptor subunit — MPVIQHRPVSGLLSGRRKAVVLILALLALAAGWKLLGRGAGRPDMSMDAPPVRVAAALAQNVPHFLNGLGTVLPSGDVLVTSRVDGQLLRLHFAEGQRVKAGDLLAEIDPRPFQASLDQALGNLARDKAQLENARKDLSRYAKLVQGSFIAAQQYETQRALVRQYEGTVEADQAAVDSARLQLEYSRITAPISGRLGLRNVDEGNMIKSSDSGGLVRITEISPCDVIFTLPESQVPLVVQALRRAEAQPAPHRLAVQAWDREQKHLLGTGRLISLDNQIDSATGTVRLKAVFPNKDKALYPNQFVNARLLVRVLHDAITVPAAAVQLGRRGAYVYVVRQGEKGGDEAELRLVTPGISAGGLTVIEKGLEPGEKVVVDGLDRLREGIAVRVAATTETPRAESADAAPENGPDAASAFAPGTPPSAGASSPAGPAPGTGGAP; from the coding sequence ATGCCCGTTATTCAACATAGGCCTGTTTCCGGCCTGCTTTCAGGACGCCGCAAGGCTGTGGTCCTGATACTGGCCCTTCTGGCTCTTGCCGCGGGCTGGAAACTGTTGGGCAGGGGAGCGGGCCGCCCGGACATGAGCATGGATGCGCCGCCGGTGCGTGTGGCCGCCGCCCTGGCCCAGAATGTACCTCATTTTCTCAATGGTCTCGGTACGGTGCTGCCTTCCGGTGATGTGCTTGTGACCAGCCGGGTGGACGGGCAGTTGCTGCGCCTGCACTTTGCCGAGGGCCAGCGCGTGAAGGCCGGAGACCTGTTGGCCGAGATTGACCCGCGTCCTTTTCAGGCCAGCCTTGACCAGGCCCTGGGCAACCTTGCCAGAGACAAGGCCCAGCTTGAAAACGCGCGCAAAGACCTTTCCCGCTACGCCAAACTTGTTCAGGGCAGTTTTATCGCCGCCCAGCAGTATGAAACGCAACGTGCGCTGGTGCGTCAGTACGAAGGCACGGTTGAAGCTGACCAGGCCGCCGTGGATTCTGCGCGCCTGCAACTGGAATACAGCCGGATTACCGCACCCATCAGCGGCCGTCTCGGCCTGCGTAATGTGGACGAGGGCAATATGATCAAAAGCTCGGACTCCGGCGGGCTTGTGCGCATTACTGAAATCAGCCCATGTGACGTCATTTTTACCCTGCCCGAAAGTCAGGTGCCGCTGGTTGTGCAGGCCCTGCGCCGTGCTGAAGCGCAGCCTGCCCCGCACCGTCTGGCGGTTCAGGCCTGGGACAGGGAGCAGAAGCACCTGCTGGGCACAGGCCGCCTGATTTCTCTTGATAACCAGATAGACAGCGCCACGGGCACAGTGCGCCTCAAGGCAGTTTTTCCCAACAAGGACAAAGCGCTGTATCCCAACCAGTTTGTCAACGCCAGGCTTTTGGTGCGCGTGCTGCATGACGCGATTACGGTTCCCGCCGCTGCGGTGCAGCTTGGCAGGCGCGGCGCGTATGTCTATGTGGTGCGCCAGGGTGAAAAGGGTGGGGATGAGGCGGAACTGCGCCTGGTCACGCCGGGCATCAGTGCCGGCGGCCTGACGGTCATTGAAAAAGGACTTGAACCTGGAGAAAAAGTGGTGGTCGACGGTCTGGACCGCCTGCGCGAAGGCATTGCCGTGCGCGTTGCGGCCACCACGGAAACGCCCAGGGCCGAAAGCGCCGATGCCGCGCCCGAAAACGGCCCGGACGCCGCTTCGGCGTTCGCTCCCGGCACTCCGCCATCCGCTGGCGCATCGTCTCCGGCCGGGCCAGCTCCTGGCACGGGCGGGGCACCGTAA
- a CDS encoding NirD/YgiW/YdeI family stress tolerance protein: MRVLAVLLALTLGLSWVFSPGARVAAAGFEGPGVASTITRAADVLGAQDDAPCVLEGHILEKLPRRKNRYLFEDKSGRVVVEIRNEVFGHLTVTPRDKVRLLGHVDWNRKRPNEVEVDGLAIIGIIDVRDTPER, translated from the coding sequence ATGCGTGTACTGGCAGTGCTGCTGGCTCTGACTCTTGGGCTTTCCTGGGTTTTTTCGCCGGGCGCCCGTGTGGCGGCTGCGGGCTTTGAAGGTCCCGGTGTGGCATCCACAATTACCCGCGCGGCGGATGTGCTGGGCGCGCAAGATGATGCCCCCTGTGTGCTTGAGGGGCATATTCTGGAAAAACTGCCCCGCCGTAAAAATCGCTATCTGTTTGAAGATAAGAGCGGCAGAGTAGTGGTGGAGATAAGGAATGAGGTGTTCGGCCATCTTACCGTAACCCCGCGCGACAAGGTGCGCCTGCTCGGTCATGTGGACTGGAACCGCAAGCGCCCCAATGAGGTAGAGGTGGACGGTCTGGCCATTATCGGCATCATTGACGTGCGGGACACGCCCGAGCGCTGA